From bacterium, one genomic window encodes:
- a CDS encoding outer membrane beta-barrel protein: protein MKLKPWILCLAALLVLSFLTSPAHAMVLKKTWILQGTAGFSTSSGDLYGDETRTTFSLSPTVHYTIMDKFGIGGTLDYTNTSHGDASSSGLAIGPSVRYYFGKEVDKRVGTINPYLGGGIFLQSNSYDDGNPNTNEEDQSGSTIQLLGGVAFFLSNTVAITPELSINLESLEDESGTTIMLGIGITGFLHQ, encoded by the coding sequence ATGAAACTGAAACCTTGGATTCTCTGTTTGGCTGCACTCTTGGTTCTATCCTTTCTGACCTCGCCGGCACACGCGATGGTCCTCAAAAAGACCTGGATCCTGCAAGGTACGGCTGGATTCTCAACCTCGAGCGGCGATCTCTATGGCGATGAGACTCGAACGACGTTCTCGCTTTCACCAACTGTCCACTACACAATCATGGACAAATTCGGCATCGGAGGTACCCTGGATTACACAAATACCAGTCACGGTGATGCCAGCAGCAGTGGGCTGGCAATTGGACCGTCCGTCCGCTACTACTTCGGAAAAGAGGTAGATAAGAGAGTCGGTACTATCAACCCCTACTTGGGTGGCGGTATTTTCCTGCAATCCAACTCCTATGACGACGGCAACCCGAATACAAATGAAGAAGACCAGAGCGGCTCCACCATTCAACTGCTTGGCGGTGTCGCCTTCTTCCTGAGCAACACTGTGGCAATCACGCCCGAACTGTCCATCAATCTGGAAAGCTTGGAGGACGAATCCGGAACAACCATCATGCTTGGTATCGGTATCACCGGATTTCTGCACCAATAG
- a CDS encoding SRPBCC family protein, whose product MSATTHSTARHKLHVTMPTDTEVRMERMFDAPRQLVWDAFTKAEMLEKWWGLRSTTTKVEKLEVRVGGKYRFLQTDPTGTVHAFRGEFTAVSPIDALGYTFEYEPMAGHIVQDDVTFEDHGRQTKIVAVMTFTSKMDRDGMVNSGMEYGAAESYDMLDELLAELGASVI is encoded by the coding sequence ATGTCAGCAACGACTCACAGCACGGCACGACACAAACTGCACGTCACGATGCCAACCGACACGGAGGTACGGATGGAACGCATGTTTGACGCGCCGCGGCAATTGGTGTGGGACGCGTTCACAAAAGCAGAGATGCTTGAGAAGTGGTGGGGTCTTCGAAGCACCACGACGAAAGTCGAAAAGCTTGAAGTTCGCGTCGGGGGGAAATACCGATTCCTGCAGACTGATCCGACAGGAACGGTGCATGCGTTTCGCGGGGAGTTCACAGCGGTGTCGCCGATTGACGCGCTGGGCTACACCTTCGAGTATGAGCCGATGGCCGGTCACATCGTGCAGGACGACGTCACATTTGAGGATCATGGACGGCAAACGAAGATTGTCGCGGTGATGACGTTTACATCAAAGATGGACCGTGACGGCATGGTGAACTCGGGAATGGAATATGGAGCGGCCGAGAGCTACGATATGCTCGACGAGCTGCTGGCAGAGCTGGGGGCGAGTGTGATATGA
- a CDS encoding SRPBCC domain-containing protein codes for MTKTATAQSAAEREVVTSRLINAPREMVWQVWTDPKHITQWWGPNGFRTTIRDFDFRNGGTWRFTMHGPDGTDFLNRVVFEDIEKPNYIYYKHTGEGEHSHILFEAVVTFEDRSGKTNVTLRSIFATAQERDFVVENYGAIEGAVQTLERLEATVMNRQSADTRLSLTLPSENQVCFTRMFEAPRELVWKAWTEAKHLQCWMTGPEGWTMEVVEQDLRPGGQWRYVWRRPEREDMWLHGLFKEVVSPERIVSTENWGEPWPESVNDVVFTQEDGQTRMTMTITYPSRAARDSAIQTGMDDGMGVSFDRLDKLLASL; via the coding sequence ATGACGAAGACAGCGACTGCACAATCAGCGGCTGAACGGGAAGTCGTGACCTCACGACTTATCAACGCGCCGCGCGAAATGGTCTGGCAAGTATGGACGGATCCAAAGCATATCACACAATGGTGGGGACCGAACGGATTTCGCACAACAATTCGGGACTTTGATTTTCGAAATGGCGGGACGTGGCGATTTACGATGCACGGTCCGGACGGAACGGACTTTCTGAACCGGGTTGTCTTTGAAGATATCGAGAAGCCCAATTACATCTACTATAAGCATACGGGTGAAGGCGAACATTCACACATCTTGTTTGAGGCGGTGGTGACTTTTGAAGACCGCTCGGGCAAGACGAATGTAACGCTGCGTTCAATTTTCGCGACGGCACAGGAGCGGGACTTTGTAGTGGAGAATTACGGCGCGATTGAGGGGGCTGTGCAAACGCTGGAGCGATTGGAAGCAACGGTGATGAACCGGCAGTCGGCAGACACGAGATTGTCATTGACGCTGCCGTCCGAGAATCAAGTATGTTTTACACGGATGTTTGAGGCGCCGCGTGAGTTGGTATGGAAGGCGTGGACGGAGGCAAAGCACCTGCAATGCTGGATGACCGGACCGGAGGGTTGGACGATGGAAGTCGTCGAGCAGGATTTGCGGCCGGGCGGTCAGTGGCGCTATGTGTGGCGGCGGCCGGAGCGGGAAGACATGTGGTTGCACGGCCTATTCAAGGAAGTCGTGTCACCGGAGCGAATCGTATCGACCGAGAACTGGGGTGAACCGTGGCCTGAGTCGGTGAACGACGTCGTGTTCACGCAAGAAGACGGTCAGACAAGAATGACTATGACGATAACCTATCCTTCGCGTGCCGCACGGGACAGCGCAATTCAGACTGGCATGGACGACGGAATGGGAGTCAGCTTTGACAGGCTGGACAAACTGCTTGCGAGCTTGTGA
- a CDS encoding M48 family metallopeptidase, with protein sequence MNDYRRDFAAEIRSNKRKSMILFIGLPILLIALCWVIGKTYDFGDLGLPVGAAIAIIVMLVSYHLGDDIILGFTGAREASWESDQVLFNVVDEMRIAAGLPMPRVYVIDSFALNAFATGWKPENAAVAVTRGLLEKLDRDELQGVIAHEMGHVANLDIRFMMLVSTMVGAIALIADGYRRSLWFGSGRTGRASSKDSSKGIILIVGIVLSILAPLAALLMQASISRKREYLADATSARLTRNPIGLANALLKIEQSMFVNPLPWINRATVHLFIVNPVRNAQGQQSAVFSTHPPTSDRVSRLRAMANLQGELTDLK encoded by the coding sequence GTGAACGACTACCGCCGCGACTTTGCCGCCGAGATCCGCTCCAATAAACGGAAGTCCATGATCCTGTTTATCGGACTTCCCATTCTGCTGATCGCCCTTTGCTGGGTTATTGGAAAAACCTATGATTTCGGAGACCTCGGTTTGCCCGTCGGTGCCGCGATTGCAATCATCGTGATGCTCGTCTCCTATCACCTCGGCGATGACATCATTTTGGGTTTCACCGGTGCGCGCGAAGCCTCATGGGAATCCGACCAAGTTCTGTTCAATGTCGTGGATGAAATGCGAATTGCCGCGGGACTCCCTATGCCGCGAGTGTATGTCATCGACTCCTTTGCACTCAATGCCTTCGCAACTGGATGGAAACCCGAGAATGCAGCGGTCGCGGTCACGCGAGGATTGCTCGAAAAACTTGACCGCGATGAACTGCAAGGCGTCATTGCGCATGAAATGGGACATGTCGCCAATCTCGATATCCGTTTCATGATGCTCGTTTCTACTATGGTCGGCGCAATTGCTCTGATTGCCGACGGATATCGCCGCTCGCTCTGGTTCGGCAGCGGAAGAACCGGCCGTGCATCGAGCAAGGACAGCTCTAAAGGCATCATTCTGATAGTCGGCATCGTGCTCTCGATCCTGGCCCCGCTTGCCGCATTGCTCATGCAGGCCTCCATCTCCCGCAAACGAGAATACCTTGCCGATGCAACCTCTGCCCGACTGACTCGCAACCCCATCGGGCTTGCCAATGCATTGCTCAAAATCGAACAATCCATGTTTGTCAATCCGCTTCCGTGGATTAATCGAGCGACTGTGCATCTCTTCATCGTCAATCCTGTCCGCAACGCACAAGGACAGCAAAGCGCCGTCTTTTCGACACACCCTCCCACAAGTGACCGTGTGTCGAGATTACGCGCCATGGCGAATTTGCAGGGCGAGTTGACGGACTTGAAGTAA
- a CDS encoding winged helix-turn-helix transcriptional regulator, which produces MQDRLSQTFSALSDPTRRAILARLSSGETSVSDLAKPFRMTAPAITKHLKVLEKAGLISRTRHAQWRPAKLEALPLKEASDWIEQYRKMWEERFDRLDDYLRHLQSKPSGTE; this is translated from the coding sequence ATGCAAGATAGATTAAGTCAAACATTTTCAGCACTTTCAGATCCAACTCGGCGAGCAATTCTGGCTCGTTTAAGTTCCGGCGAAACCTCTGTAAGTGACCTGGCCAAGCCTTTTCGGATGACTGCACCGGCGATAACTAAGCACTTGAAAGTGCTGGAGAAGGCGGGGCTGATTTCGCGAACGCGGCATGCCCAATGGCGTCCTGCGAAATTGGAAGCACTACCTCTGAAGGAAGCTTCGGACTGGATTGAACAATACCGGAAGATGTGGGAAGAGCGCTTTGACCGTTTGGACGATTATCTTCGGCATTTGCAGTCCAAACCGTCCGGCACAGAATAG
- a CDS encoding 4Fe-4S dicluster domain-containing protein: MADASRRDFLKTLGTACVAIALAPLAEKLALADEVASDKQIPADYDWSKHKWGMAIDVEKCIGCGHCVVACKEENGVPKEPFYFRTWVERYQQYGEETVVDSPNGGYEGFSLENQREEKPDKSFFVPKLCNACEHSPCVQVCPVGATFETPDGAVLVDAEYCIGCRYCIQACPYGTRFLNPITGVADKCTLCYHRIHDGRQPACVENCPTQARLFGDLKDKQGPLNQFLREHKIHVLKPHLNTYPKVFYHGIDKEVR; the protein is encoded by the coding sequence ATGGCTGATGCGTCGCGGCGTGATTTCTTGAAAACGCTCGGCACCGCCTGCGTTGCGATTGCTCTTGCGCCGCTCGCTGAAAAACTTGCTCTTGCGGACGAAGTTGCGTCGGACAAACAAATTCCCGCCGATTACGACTGGAGTAAGCATAAGTGGGGAATGGCCATTGACGTCGAGAAGTGCATCGGCTGTGGTCATTGCGTGGTCGCCTGTAAAGAAGAAAACGGCGTACCCAAAGAGCCGTTCTATTTCCGCACATGGGTCGAGCGGTATCAGCAGTATGGCGAGGAGACGGTTGTCGATTCGCCGAACGGCGGATACGAAGGATTTTCACTCGAAAACCAGCGCGAGGAAAAGCCCGACAAATCGTTCTTTGTCCCGAAACTCTGCAATGCGTGCGAGCACTCGCCGTGCGTGCAAGTTTGTCCCGTCGGCGCGACGTTTGAAACTCCAGATGGCGCAGTGCTTGTCGATGCCGAATACTGTATCGGCTGCCGATACTGCATTCAGGCCTGTCCGTACGGCACACGCTTCTTGAATCCGATTACAGGCGTCGCCGACAAATGCACCTTGTGTTATCATCGTATCCATGACGGCCGGCAGCCGGCCTGCGTCGAGAATTGTCCCACTCAGGCGAGACTCTTCGGCGACTTGAAAGACAAACAGGGGCCTCTCAACCAATTCCTGCGCGAACACAAAATACATGTATTGAAGCCTCACCTTAACACCTATCCGAAGGTGTTCTACCACGGCATCGATAAGGAGGTGCGCTGA
- a CDS encoding LemA family protein, which yields MGFLIFLGIAAVLVVWVIGLYNGLVTLRNQVKGAWSQIDVQLKRRHDLIPNLVEVVKDYMSYEQETLEKVIKARNTAVAAQGPAAVSAAENQVTGALRQLFAVFENYPDLKANQNVMKLQEELTSTENKIAFARQYYNDTVMTYNTKQELFPANLFAAGLGFKKEEYYQVPEEEKQNVKVDLR from the coding sequence ATGGGATTTCTGATTTTTCTCGGTATCGCTGCCGTACTGGTTGTCTGGGTGATTGGTCTCTACAACGGTCTGGTCACGCTGCGCAACCAAGTCAAAGGTGCTTGGTCTCAGATTGACGTCCAGTTGAAGCGTCGTCACGACCTGATCCCCAATTTGGTCGAAGTCGTCAAAGACTACATGTCCTATGAGCAGGAAACGCTCGAAAAAGTCATCAAGGCGCGCAACACCGCTGTCGCCGCACAAGGTCCCGCCGCTGTGTCCGCCGCCGAAAATCAGGTGACCGGAGCGCTGCGTCAGCTCTTTGCAGTGTTTGAAAACTATCCCGACCTGAAAGCCAATCAGAATGTGATGAAGCTCCAGGAAGAATTGACCTCGACCGAGAACAAAATCGCGTTCGCACGCCAATACTACAATGACACCGTGATGACGTACAACACCAAGCAGGAACTTTTCCCGGCAAATCTGTTTGCCGCGGGTCTCGGCTTCAAGAAGGAAGAGTACTACCAAGTTCCTGAAGAGGAAAAGCAGAATGTGAAGGTTGACTTGCGGTGA
- a CDS encoding SRPBCC domain-containing protein, translating to MSAVDKMKVEILDRKIVFTRMFDAPRQLVWDAFTRKEHLLEWWGPHGFTNKDCNVDMRRGGKFTITMVGPDGGEYPCLFIFEEIVPIEKLVWMDKVIEGDFWGPGGPPPDSRITLLLEEIGGRTKMTTITEFETNDGRDKIVAMGATEGWAQSFERLDELLKK from the coding sequence ATGTCAGCAGTAGATAAGATGAAGGTAGAAATCCTCGACAGGAAGATAGTTTTCACGCGTATGTTTGATGCGCCGCGGCAACTGGTCTGGGACGCATTCACCAGGAAAGAGCATTTGCTGGAATGGTGGGGACCACACGGGTTCACAAACAAGGACTGCAATGTTGACATGCGTCGCGGCGGAAAGTTTACCATTACAATGGTTGGGCCGGACGGAGGGGAGTATCCGTGTTTGTTCATCTTCGAGGAAATTGTGCCGATTGAGAAGCTTGTGTGGATGGACAAGGTCATTGAAGGAGATTTTTGGGGGCCGGGCGGGCCGCCGCCGGATAGCAGAATTACCTTGCTGCTTGAAGAGATTGGTGGCAGGACCAAGATGACAACCATTACCGAGTTTGAGACGAACGACGGCCGGGACAAGATCGTGGCGATGGGTGCAACGGAAGGTTGGGCTCAGAGCTTCGAGCGTTTGGACGAATTGTTGAAGAAATAG
- a CDS encoding sigma-70 family RNA polymerase sigma factor, with the protein MNKSQVADYCKQYHGTIFRYIAYRVTNRSDAEDLTSEVFLRTLNSREESPNSPLSWLYSIAENLIIDYYRRRAVRQQAFQEQSDDETPDAPAPSSDLTQAIDLADALKTLSGEHYQVVLMRFIEGYSLREVADTLGKTEGAVKALQFRALSKLRGILKEDVHAQ; encoded by the coding sequence CTGAATAAATCTCAGGTCGCGGATTACTGTAAACAGTATCACGGCACAATCTTTCGCTACATCGCCTACCGGGTAACAAATCGGTCGGACGCTGAAGACCTCACGTCCGAGGTGTTCCTGCGTACCTTGAATTCTCGGGAAGAGTCTCCGAATTCACCCTTGTCGTGGCTCTATTCAATCGCGGAAAACCTGATCATTGATTACTACCGCCGCCGCGCCGTCAGACAGCAGGCCTTTCAAGAGCAATCGGATGATGAAACGCCGGATGCCCCCGCGCCATCCAGCGATCTGACGCAGGCCATTGATCTGGCCGACGCTCTGAAAACTCTTTCCGGAGAACACTACCAGGTGGTATTGATGCGATTCATCGAAGGCTATTCACTGCGGGAAGTTGCCGATACGCTTGGCAAGACAGAAGGTGCCGTCAAGGCACTGCAGTTCCGCGCGCTGTCCAAATTGCGCGGCATTCTTAAAGAGGACGTACATGCACAATAA
- a CDS encoding DUF1801 domain-containing protein, which produces MMSSEVDKYLKALPNEQREALVQLRDTIWSAAKDAELKISYRIPMFHYCGGLVAFAAFKNHLSFMVMSTDVFEAHAKELSNYSTATATIHFTPDKPLPVTLVKKLVKARMRENEANLKAREAKKSKK; this is translated from the coding sequence ATGATGAGCAGCGAAGTTGACAAATACTTGAAGGCTCTTCCAAATGAACAGCGTGAGGCTCTCGTGCAGCTGCGGGATACGATTTGGTCTGCAGCCAAGGACGCTGAGTTGAAAATCAGTTACCGGATTCCAATGTTTCATTATTGCGGAGGCCTGGTGGCATTTGCGGCGTTCAAGAATCATCTCAGCTTCATGGTTATGAGCACGGACGTGTTCGAGGCACACGCAAAGGAGTTGTCCAACTATTCGACCGCGACAGCGACCATTCATTTCACGCCGGACAAGCCGCTTCCGGTTACGCTGGTTAAGAAGCTTGTGAAAGCAAGAATGAGGGAAAACGAAGCCAACCTAAAGGCTCGCGAAGCGAAGAAGTCGAAGAAGTAG
- a CDS encoding terpene cyclase/mutase family protein: MANPTPNSLEQLRTRLMQRAESSIPVWPVSIRPCAERNAMALLLGTLLGKLPADDVAPLVRPILNEQEENGSWSNDLSRTLEIVQALSQSQRPEARPHLNKAVTWLEEHPKRKQLRAETLLLLGHTTGLGAPIRFKNLLKPALRVAVEWSFRNHNTSRKLAAHLLMNDAGRDNTRMSELIRRQLSDGSWEGNVRTTALAMAALRQAGLPGSDSLFERGFRFMRVLQQWDGKDLIQSPCDMTVALHAATVRALLLAGAENNDVAPSVMLLLHQQDPSGGWAIGSGQDVDVLTTAAVLDALSLFGDVPLETHWARRRAAAFLAAAQNPDGSYSVIPEYRWYRMRGLREASADATSAALFALCECGEQSSIGVMNKAAAFVKRQQLKNGAFPASTMKSQLASTVLAAEALDAFGGARAQVERALDWIITQQHVLGGFGDELGLTSWHTAMAIRGLSLRPAKYAEQLATARTHLTMRQDDDTKWWHDSALNVYATGVDKRVSVTEISTLAALEALTVSSRLRALRTRKQRATPTPKG, translated from the coding sequence TTGGCCAATCCGACTCCTAATTCTCTTGAGCAACTTCGCACTCGCTTGATGCAGCGCGCAGAAAGCAGCATTCCCGTTTGGCCGGTCTCCATCAGACCGTGCGCTGAACGAAATGCCATGGCTTTGCTTTTGGGAACGCTTCTTGGCAAACTTCCCGCCGATGACGTTGCGCCGCTCGTGCGGCCGATTCTCAACGAGCAGGAAGAAAACGGGAGTTGGAGCAATGATTTATCTCGGACACTCGAAATCGTCCAGGCACTGTCGCAATCACAACGACCTGAAGCGCGCCCTCATCTGAATAAGGCTGTGACTTGGCTTGAAGAGCATCCGAAGCGCAAGCAGCTGCGCGCCGAAACGCTGTTGCTCTTGGGGCACACGACCGGACTTGGTGCACCGATACGCTTCAAGAATCTGCTCAAGCCCGCGCTCCGAGTTGCGGTCGAATGGAGCTTCCGCAACCACAACACGTCCCGCAAGCTCGCCGCGCATCTGCTCATGAACGACGCAGGACGTGACAACACTCGAATGTCAGAGCTCATCCGCAGACAACTCAGTGACGGCAGCTGGGAAGGCAATGTGCGCACGACTGCGTTGGCCATGGCCGCGCTCCGGCAGGCCGGATTGCCCGGTTCGGATTCGCTCTTTGAACGCGGCTTTCGCTTCATGCGCGTGCTGCAGCAGTGGGACGGGAAGGATTTAATTCAATCGCCTTGCGATATGACCGTGGCATTGCATGCCGCGACCGTGCGCGCATTGCTCTTGGCGGGTGCCGAAAACAACGACGTCGCACCGTCAGTTATGCTGCTTCTGCATCAACAAGACCCGTCGGGCGGCTGGGCCATAGGCAGCGGCCAGGATGTGGATGTCTTAACCACCGCCGCTGTGCTGGATGCGCTCTCGCTGTTCGGAGACGTTCCGCTCGAAACACATTGGGCCAGACGCCGTGCTGCGGCATTTCTGGCAGCGGCACAGAACCCGGACGGCAGCTACTCTGTGATTCCTGAATACAGATGGTATCGCATGCGCGGCCTGCGTGAAGCGAGTGCCGATGCAACAAGCGCGGCCTTGTTCGCGCTTTGCGAATGCGGTGAACAGAGCTCTATTGGAGTGATGAACAAAGCGGCTGCCTTCGTCAAGAGACAGCAGTTGAAGAACGGCGCCTTCCCCGCGTCAACCATGAAGTCGCAATTGGCCAGTACCGTGCTGGCTGCCGAAGCCCTCGATGCTTTTGGCGGCGCTCGTGCGCAGGTTGAACGGGCGCTCGATTGGATTATCACTCAACAGCATGTGCTCGGCGGTTTCGGCGATGAGCTCGGCCTGACGTCGTGGCATACGGCCATGGCGATTCGCGGCTTGAGTCTGCGCCCGGCAAAGTATGCCGAACAGCTTGCCACCGCGCGCACTCATCTGACAATGCGGCAGGACGATGATACGAAGTGGTGGCACGATTCCGCACTAAACGTGTACGCGACCGGTGTCGACAAACGCGTCAGCGTCACCGAAATTTCTACACTCGCCGCACTGGAAGCGCTCACCGTGTCGAGCAGATTGCGCGCATTGCGTACGCGCAAGCAGCGCGCGACACCGACTCCGAAAGGTTAG
- a CDS encoding nucleoside deaminase yields the protein MSFNSFLESFGKPDHDRWMGAALAEAELAAEKDEVPIGCVIVHNGLVIGRGHNLTESLQDPTAHAEIIAITAAAEALGSRRLLDCTLYVTLEPCAMCAGAIVLARVPYVVYGAADPKAGACDSLYTLLSDPRLNHRSHLVRKVREAECSEALSRFFAKKRDEKKLGQSDS from the coding sequence ATGAGCTTCAACAGCTTCCTCGAATCCTTCGGAAAACCTGACCACGACCGCTGGATGGGCGCGGCTCTGGCAGAAGCGGAACTCGCAGCTGAGAAAGACGAAGTTCCTATCGGCTGTGTCATCGTGCACAACGGGCTGGTGATCGGGCGGGGTCACAACCTCACGGAAAGTCTCCAGGACCCGACCGCGCACGCGGAAATCATTGCGATAACGGCGGCGGCTGAAGCACTCGGCAGCCGCCGTTTGTTAGATTGTACCCTCTACGTCACCCTCGAACCTTGCGCCATGTGCGCCGGTGCGATTGTGCTCGCTCGCGTTCCTTATGTTGTCTATGGCGCCGCCGACCCTAAAGCCGGTGCCTGCGACTCACTTTACACTTTGCTCTCCGATCCGCGCTTGAACCACCGCTCGCATCTCGTGCGAAAAGTGCGCGAAGCCGAATGCTCGGAAGCGCTCTCACGTTTCTTCGCCAAAAAGCGGGACGAAAAAAAACTTGGCCAATCCGACTCCTAA
- the nrfD gene encoding polysulfide reductase NrfD, producing the protein MPDYSHLYEALKNVVGYIYPNDVEAHWSILIVLYPYLTGLVAGAFILASLERVFNVREVRPTYRLALLTALAFMLIAPLPLLSHLSKPWRFWEILVTPHLTSAMAMFGFVYMWYLMVVLLLEIWFDYRRDFVVWSQQSTGFKKFLYKTLTLGVTDISEKAIRFDEAAVKTITIIGIPSAFLLHGYVGFIFGSVKANPWWSSVLMPVIFLFSAIVSGIALVMLIYLLSNKIRRVGQNMECLDTLGRYLLYVFIIDFALEGLDVIQRTYTSEESFDILYALVHGHLFETHILFQLILGTLIPITMLGLIQLRNIEPQTRVWMYWLSSVLTLAGIFFMRWNVVIGGQLFSKSLRGFTTYKVGLVGWEGGLMALGQAILPVLILALLIKLLPPWQEHPQSDRAH; encoded by the coding sequence ATGCCCGACTACAGTCACCTCTATGAGGCCTTGAAAAATGTCGTTGGGTATATTTATCCCAATGATGTCGAGGCGCATTGGAGCATCCTCATCGTTCTCTATCCCTATCTGACAGGACTCGTCGCGGGCGCGTTCATTCTTGCCTCTCTCGAACGGGTGTTTAACGTGCGCGAAGTGCGGCCAACCTATCGTTTGGCCTTGCTAACCGCGTTGGCCTTCATGCTCATTGCCCCGCTGCCGTTGCTGTCGCACCTCTCCAAACCGTGGCGGTTTTGGGAGATCCTCGTGACCCCGCATCTCACCTCTGCCATGGCCATGTTCGGCTTCGTTTACATGTGGTACCTGATGGTCGTGCTTCTCCTCGAAATCTGGTTCGACTATCGCCGTGATTTCGTCGTCTGGTCGCAGCAGAGCACGGGCTTCAAGAAGTTCCTTTACAAAACTCTCACTCTGGGTGTGACGGATATCTCCGAAAAAGCTATTCGCTTCGACGAGGCTGCGGTAAAAACCATTACCATAATCGGTATCCCTTCCGCGTTTCTTCTGCACGGCTACGTCGGCTTCATCTTCGGATCGGTGAAGGCCAATCCGTGGTGGTCGAGTGTACTGATGCCCGTCATTTTCCTGTTTTCCGCGATTGTTTCGGGAATTGCACTGGTGATGCTGATCTATCTGCTCTCCAACAAGATCCGGCGCGTAGGGCAGAACATGGAATGCCTGGACACGCTGGGACGGTATCTGCTGTATGTGTTTATCATCGATTTCGCTCTCGAAGGGCTGGACGTGATACAGCGTACCTACACTTCCGAGGAATCCTTCGACATTCTCTACGCGCTCGTACATGGACACCTGTTTGAGACGCATATCCTCTTCCAGTTGATTCTGGGCACGCTGATTCCCATCACGATGCTTGGACTTATCCAGCTTCGCAATATTGAGCCGCAAACAAGAGTCTGGATGTATTGGCTCTCCTCTGTGCTGACACTTGCCGGGATATTTTTCATGCGCTGGAACGTGGTGATCGGCGGGCAGCTCTTCAGCAAGAGTCTGCGCGGGTTCACAACCTACAAGGTTGGTCTTGTTGGCTGGGAAGGAGGTCTCATGGCGCTTGGTCAGGCCATACTTCCAGTCCTCATTCTTGCTCTCTTAATCAAGCTTCTGCCACCGTGGCAGGAGCATCCGCAATCCGACCGCGCTCACTGA
- a CDS encoding cupin domain-containing protein, with translation MHKTFAKPDEVREFPLGKLELVNVGGVMIGRATFQPGWKWSTSLKEASGTASCEAPHFQYHVAGVLHVKMDDGTEFDLKPGDVSMLPSGHDAWVVGDEPVVVVDWHGMTAYAGSK, from the coding sequence ATTCACAAGACCTTTGCCAAACCCGATGAAGTCCGCGAGTTTCCGCTGGGGAAACTGGAACTGGTCAATGTCGGCGGGGTCATGATCGGCCGCGCTACCTTCCAGCCGGGCTGGAAGTGGTCAACATCGCTAAAGGAAGCTTCGGGAACCGCGAGCTGTGAGGCACCGCACTTTCAATATCACGTCGCCGGTGTCCTGCATGTCAAGATGGATGACGGAACTGAATTTGATTTGAAGCCCGGCGATGTTTCCATGCTGCCTTCAGGCCACGATGCTTGGGTGGTCGGAGATGAGCCTGTCGTTGTGGTCGATTGGCACGGGATGACAGCGTACGCCGGTTCCAAATAA